CCCTGTTACGGATGTCAAAGGCACGGTCGAGCTGCAGGCCCAAGCCCGGCAGTGTCGCTCGGGTCGCGTAACCGGCCAGCCCGGCGAACCCGTCCCGATCGGGAACCCACGGACGCCACCGGCCATCGTCGACGCTCTGAGTCATACCCCTGTCTCCATTCCCAACAGCTCCTCTTGCCTGTGCAGGAACTTCGTCGACCCTGTACGCAGCGTTACGGGTTGAGCCAGACGGGTGACGCCTCGTAGTCCGCTGCATGATGGCCTGCGCACAACGCATGCCTTACGGTGATTCTCGGCAAATTTGATCAAGAACAGCTCGGCCGGCTTCAAGGCGGCTTGGACGCAGTCTCCCCGTGCCGGCATCCGGGTCGCCAGAGCACACCGTCCGCATCGGCAACAACCGACAAAGCCCAGTTCGCACGAACAGCAGGTCGGGACGGCAGATACCCGCGTCACAGGTTCGAACGCTGCCGGGGGTTCGAACTTGCGCGCCAGCCAGCCATCGCCGCACACCGGCTCCCCCCTGACGGCGCGGACGTCGTCAACGGTGCTCAAGACCTGGTTGACGCAGTAGTCGATCCGGTTCACATGCCACAGTCGCTGCCTGTTCCAGCACATGGCTTCGACCCCTAGCGATCACCAGGGTGGCGGCGCGGCAGTCCGCGACCAGTCGCGTAGTTTCAGACCACTTCATGACCACGTCGGTAGTTTGGAGACAGTTCGAACCACTTGGTGGACCGTACCGACAGTTCACACCATCGGGTGACATATTTGGTGCCGTTAAGCGCATTCACCCGTTCGGAGCGACCTCTTCGGCATTGGCCAGGACCTGCAGTCATACGCTATCGATGCGAAACCCTCCGAATTGGCCGAACCTCCGGATCGAGCGTGCTTCTCCAGGCCGCCGGGACGACAGGATTGAACCTGCGGCCCCTTGGTGCCCAGGACGGCTAGATCATGCCCTGAACTGCAAAACACCGAAAGCGACATGGTCGTAGCCGCGATAGCCGTACCGGCGCCCCGACTTGATCGGCGGGCATGAGGTCGCAACGGCTGAGTGCTCCAGTTCAAGCCGCTGCGCCAGCTTCTGACACTTCAGAGAACGGAATGCGCACATGGGAGGTGCGCAGGTCACGAGTTGATGACTGGTGGACCGCCGAACTGAACGGCACCAGGGACTCCCGGCCCACGAGGCGGCCGGATCACCAACGCCGCACTCCGCTCTTCCTCGTCCACTCCCTCGACCTGTCGCCTGTGAGCGGGGCGGTTGGACCCGGCCGACGTCGGCACCGCCCGGCGGGCGTGGGTGGTCATCGAAGCCTTCACCACACCGACGCCTGGAACAGCCGAACGAGACGTCGAGATCGGCCGGAGCCGGCTCGTCAGGGGAGGGCGGCGGTGGTGAAGGCGGCGCCGTTGGCGGTCAGGGTCCGGGCGACGCGGCCGGTGGGCGGGGCCTGCAGGACGAACCGGAACGGCACGGGCGCCGCCGACTCCGCCGACGACGCCAGCACACCGAGGCCCGCGGCCAGGACCTCGTCCGCTTCGTCCGCGAGCAGGTCGTCGGCGTCCTCGACCACCAGCAGGTACGCCTCGGCCGGCAGCCAGCTCAGGTCCGACAGCACGTCGCGCAGCGCGTTCCAGTTGCCGCCGAAGTGCGCGGGGAACTGCAGCGCTGCCGCCAGCTCGTCGAACAGCCCCCTCGCGGTCCGGCACCGGGTTCCCCTGATCCGGCGGACCGCCGCGGTCCGCCGCTCCAGGGACAGCTCGACGGTGGACCTGCCGAGGACGGCGTGGCTCGCGTCGGTCAGGTGGAACGACGGCGGTCCGGCGCGGAGGAGGTCGGCGAGCCCGCTCATGCGATTCTCCTGAAGGTCTTGTAGTGGTCATCGGTGTAGTACTGGTTGCCGTCGGAGCCGACCACCACCCGCTCGCCACCCCGCTCGTACGTGAAGGTGAACGGCCGGATGTCGTACTCCCGGTAGTGGATCTGCGCGTTGGTGGTGTTGTCGACCACCGGGAGGATCATGGCGCCGCCGCTGTTGTTGAACTGCATCCCGCCGACGTAGCGATCACGGACGACACCGGGGGGCAGCGGCGGGAGCGTGTGCTGGTCCAGCGGCGGCAGCGGTTCGGCGATGGCGGTGATCTGCGCGAAGAGCACCGGGTGGCCCACCGGGCCGAAGCGCACGGCGCTCGTCGCCACGGTCGCCCCGCCCCACACCGGATCTCCGGACACGGTCGCGTACCTGAGGTTGGCCAAGGACTGACCACCGGCTCCGGTGAGGAAGAAGTCGGCGTCCTGCCCCGAGTCGGCGATCGTCTTGAGCAGCTTGCCCGCCAGTTCCGTGTTGCCCTTCAGAGCGGCCGGACCGTGCGGGGCGGGTTGGCCCGGCGGCGCGGTCGCGCGGCACGCGGTGAGCACGTCGAGCAGCACGGCGCCCACGGCCGTGGCCGCCGACAACAGCTTCGGCACTTCGGTGGGCACGTCGGCGGCGGCCAGCAGGGTCTTCAGCGCGGTCGGATCGGGTTCCAGCGCGAGGCCGCTCCGCAGTGCCCTCAGCAGCGCGGTGGTGCCCGGGTTCTCCCGGCCCATGGCGGCGAACAGGTCGTTCGGGATCTTGTTCACCTGCGGGACGCCGGGACGCCCGTTGAGGGTGGTGATGATGCTGTCGACGTCCAGCAGCCGGCCCTTGATCGCGTCGACGAACAGGTCGACGTTGACGAGCCGGCTGTCGGGCATGTGGTTGTCGAGCAGCGCCACCGGTCTCGGTTTGACGATCTCGCCGCTCGCCAACCCCCAGAGGTCGGCGGTGAGGGGGTCGGTCTCCACGACGATCCCGCCGCGGAAACCCGCGGCGTACTGCTTGATCCCCGCCAACCGGGCGACCGGCCGACGCGAGGTGGCCAGCTGGTCTCGGAGGTTCGCCATCAGGCCTTGGATGCGGACTTCCTCGGCCGCCAGCTTGACCGGGTTGTTCTGGAGGCTGTCCCTGATGTCTTCGACCTCCTCGGCGAGCGCCACCGCCAACCGGCGCACCTCGTCGCGGTCGAACGCGATCTCGTCGATCACGCTGTTGGTGATCAGGCCGTCGCCGTCGTCGTCGCGTTCGACGCTCGCGCCGAACACCGACTTCATCAGCACGTCGGCATCGGTCCTCAGCTTGGCCACCCGCTGCTGGGGGGTCAGCACCTTCGGCTTCTGCTGCTGCGGGTTCGCCCCCTTGGTCTTGGCCAGACCCGGCTGGGCCGGGGTCTTCGGCGCGGTGTTGGCCGGCTTGTTCGGCTTGCCCGCGTCGGGTTTCCCCGCGGCCGGCTTGCGCTTCTTCGGCGGCATCGCTGGTCCTCCTCCGTCGTCAGACCGCTGCGGCCCGGTAGGCCAGCACCAGGCCGAGACCCGTCAGGTCTTCTTTGTCGCCGTCGAGCGCGAAGGTCCAGTCGTCGCCGACGCGCAGGTCCGGGGTGAGCAGCAACCTGCCCTCGGCGAGCACCATCGACCGGTCGCCGTTCACCGTCAGCCGCGGCGCGGCGCCGTCGGCCGCGCCGAAGTGCGGGTAGACGCCGATGACCTGGCGGCCGGTGATGCCGGGCAACAGGTCCGGGGTGATCGGGAGGGTCAGCTCGGTCGCCTCGCCCTCGACGAACTCCTGCCACTGGTCCGGGAACTCGGTCGCGACGTCGAGGAAGCGGGCCGCCGGGTAGGGCTTGAGCATCCCCTTCACCGCGTTCGCGAACACCTCGCCGCCCTGCGCGGCCGTGTACCGCAGGGTCAGCACGACGTCCCGCAGCCGCGCCGACCGGCGCCCGGTCAGCTCCAGGCGCCACGTGGACACCGCGCCGGTGCCCTCGAACGGCAGGTAGCGGGAGTCGTCGTAGCGCAGCTCGAACAACCCGTTGTTCTCCTGGCCCTCCGGTTGGGACAGGGCGATCTGCTGGCTCGCGCGCCAGTCGCCGCGCAGGGTGTCGGGCGGCGGCTCCTTGGGGTCGAGCAGGTGGCGCACCGCCTTCGGGTCGGGCGCCAGCACCGTCTTGTGCCCCAGCTGGGTGAGGGTGGCGTTGGGCTGGGCCACCTCGCCGTCGACGCCCACGAAGGTGAGGGTCACGGTCCGGATCTGACGCCGGAAGTGGCCGGGGAAGTCGCGGTCGAACAGCTCCTCGGGCAGGGTGAACTCGCACGACCCGCTCCCGGCCAGCCGCAGCGCCGCGGCCGGGTCCAGTTCCAGCAGCGACACCCGCTTGGTGATCTCCAGGTCGCGGGCGCCGGTGTCGGCGTGCGCCTGGCCCAGCCGGTCCAGGTCCACCGCGAGGCTGTCCCCGGCGAGCAGCCCGGCGCGGCGGCTGTCCCAGTGCAGCGGGCGGATGAAGGCGGGCTCGGCGTCGTTCAGGCCCCGTTCGAACCGCAACGCCCGTTCGGCGGCCCGAGCGGTGTCGTAGGCCATCGAGTAGGCCTGGAAGTACAGCCCGGACAACCGGCTCGCCATCCACCCGTAGAGCTCGGCGCTGGTGAACTTGTCCTTCAGCAGCGCGGCGACGGCCTGGTTGTGCGTGATCTCCTGGGCGTGCACCTCGGCTTCACGGCGTGCGATCGACAGCTGGTGCTCGGCCTCGGCCACCCGGTGGTCGATCTGCGCGAGGTCGCTCCCGGCGGTGGCGAGCTGGAACTCCCACTCCTGGTGCGTGCGCTCCTGCTCGGCGCGCACGCCGAGCAGTTCGCCGGTGACCGAGAACCCCTCCCCCAGCACCTGGGGTATCTCGGCGGCCTTGTCCAGCACGTTGCCCAGGTGGTGCCCGCCCCACGTGGTGCCGAGGCTGAACGGCCCGATCGTGGTCTGCGGGACGGCGTGGGCGATGGCGGCGGCGACCTTGAGCACGCCCGAGGTCAGGTGCATGGCCGCGGCCGTGCCCATGATCCCGATCTGGGCCTGCTCCAGCGAGGTGAGCCCGTTCGTGATCAGCCGCTGGTAGTGGGCGATCCGCTGGTTGACCGCGTCCCGGCCGGCCTGCAGCTCGCGCAGGTTCGCCGCGGCGGCTTCGACCCGCGCGTCCCTGATCGCCCGGGTCAGCTCCAGGATCACGCCCTCCTGCCGGTTCTGCAGCAGGACGAGCTCTTCCGAGTCCCGGCGCTCCAGCACCGACTGCAGCTCCCCGCCGAACTGGCGGAGCCGGTCGACCATCTCCTGGGCGCGCCGGAACGTGGCCTCGAACCGGTAGTGCGGGACCGCGACCGCGGTGACCGCGGTGACCGCCCGCTCCACGCCGACGCCGGCGGCCACGCTGCGGACCAGGTCCATCGGGTCGATCGGCGGCTCGAACAGGGGCAGCGGCCGGCTGATGCCCAGGATGTCGAGCGATTGCCTGATCTTGCGCAGCCGATCTTCCACCCGGTCCCAGTAGGCGGTGAACACGCTGTTGTCCGGGACCCGGAAGTAGCGGTTGGCCACCCCGGCGTGGACCCGGCCCGGCCCTTCCAGCAGCCGGCCGCCGTCGGTCAGCTCGGTCAGCAGGTCGAGGTCGCCCGGCTCGTCGTCCAGCTGCCGGTAGGTCCGCGACGCGGTGAGCGGCAGCTTCCCGGGCAGCTCGGGCCGCAGGCCCAGCAGGTCCCAGGCGAAGGTGTAGAGCATCCGCGCCTCGTCCACGCTCTCGCCGGTGTGCTGGCGGAAGAGCATGTCGCCCCAGTCGAGCAGGTTGTCGATGTAGGCCATCACCACCGCCCGGCGGTGGGACACCGGGCGCAGGTCGGCGATGGCGTGCGGGTCGAACGGGTCGCTGCGGTAGGCGTCGACGAGCCGGTCGCGGTCACCCACGAGGTCGTAGTGCCGCCGGAGGTCCGCGACCAGCGCGGCGCGCTCCTGCAACTGCTCGACGGCCCGCACGACCCCCAGCCACTGACCGCGCTTCGGCTCGCGGGTGCGGGGCGTGATCCGGGCTGCCGCGGCGGCGGCCGCGTCCGCGAGCAGCACGTGCAGCTGCGGTGACGACAGCCGGTCGAGCACCGCCAGTTCCGCTTCGTCCAGCGCGCGGTTCTCCCGGAACGCGGGCGCCAGCCGCTCCAGGTCCGC
This genomic window from Saccharothrix sp. HUAS TT1 contains:
- a CDS encoding ribonuclease domain-containing protein; the encoded protein is MPPKKRKPAAGKPDAGKPNKPANTAPKTPAQPGLAKTKGANPQQQKPKVLTPQQRVAKLRTDADVLMKSVFGASVERDDDGDGLITNSVIDEIAFDRDEVRRLAVALAEEVEDIRDSLQNNPVKLAAEEVRIQGLMANLRDQLATSRRPVARLAGIKQYAAGFRGGIVVETDPLTADLWGLASGEIVKPRPVALLDNHMPDSRLVNVDLFVDAIKGRLLDVDSIITTLNGRPGVPQVNKIPNDLFAAMGRENPGTTALLRALRSGLALEPDPTALKTLLAAADVPTEVPKLLSAATAVGAVLLDVLTACRATAPPGQPAPHGPAALKGNTELAGKLLKTIADSGQDADFFLTGAGGQSLANLRYATVSGDPVWGGATVATSAVRFGPVGHPVLFAQITAIAEPLPPLDQHTLPPLPPGVVRDRYVGGMQFNNSGGAMILPVVDNTTNAQIHYREYDIRPFTFTYERGGERVVVGSDGNQYYTDDHYKTFRRIA
- a CDS encoding barstar family protein — its product is MSGLADLLRAGPPSFHLTDASHAVLGRSTVELSLERRTAAVRRIRGTRCRTARGLFDELAAALQFPAHFGGNWNALRDVLSDLSWLPAEAYLLVVEDADDLLADEADEVLAAGLGVLASSAESAAPVPFRFVLQAPPTGRVARTLTANGAAFTTAALP